GGCGCCTGCACTGTTGAAGCGAACCAGTTTACGGTCTCAGGAACCAATGGCCTCACTACATTGAGGGTAAATTGGCTCTTATCGAATATTTGTGAGAGGTCAAAGACCGTTTGGAGTTCCAGCACATAGATCACCAGGGCACACACAATGCCAACTTCAAGGACTCCCCACAGAAAACCAAGCAGGCCATTGACCGAACGGAGGCCGGTTGCATTCAGTGCTGTTTCCAAGAGGTTTCCCACAAATCGCATCAAGGCATAGCCAATCAAGAACAGGATTACAAAACTGATAAGACTTGCAAGCAGACTGGGAAGTGCGAATGACTGAACCAACAATTCAGCGATCAGCTTGGTGAACATCAGTGCAGAGAAAA
The sequence above is drawn from the uncultured Sphaerochaeta sp. genome and encodes:
- a CDS encoding CvpA family protein encodes the protein MQWGLTIGSVYFNSIDIIVFSLAIIGGIADTLSGFADAFSHRSGYIVGFFSALMFTKLIAELLVQSFALPSLLASLISFVILFLIGYALMRFVGNLLETALNATGLRSVNGLLGFLWGVLEVGIVCALVIYVLELQTVFDLSQIFDKSQFTLNVVRPLVPETVNWFASTVQAPNV